CGGACCGTGCCGGAGATCTTGGTGACGGTGCAGGTGTGGCAGATCCCGACGCGGCAGCCGTAGGGCATGCCGACGCCGGCGGACTCGCCGGCTTCGAGGACGGTGGTCGCACCGTCGGCCTCCGCCTGCCGGCCGGAGTTCTGGAAGGTGATCGTGCCGCCCTCTCCCCCGTCGCCGGACAGCGCCAACGAGAAGCGCTCGAGGTGGAGCCGGTCCGTCAGCCCGGCCCGCTCCCAGTGCTCCTCGATGGCGTCGAGCATGGGCGCGGGGCCGCAGGCCCAGGTCTCGCGGTCGCGCCAGTCGGGGACCACGTCGTCCAGGGAGGCGAGCTCGAGCACGCCCTCGGCGTCGGTGTGCCGCTCGTGCAGCACGAACGACGGATGCTTGTCGTGCAGGGCCAGCAGCTCGTCGCGGAAGATCATCCGCTCGGGGGTCGTCGACGAGTAGTGGAGGACGACGTCGGACATCGTGCCGCGCCGGTCCAGCGTCCGCAGCATCGACATCACCGGGGTGATCCCGCTGCCCCCGACGAGGAACAGCGACCGCGCGGGAGGCGGGTCCGGCAGCACGAAGTCGCCGCTCGGCGTCGCCAGCCGGACGATCGTGCCCGGCTCGAGCCCGTTGACCAGGTGGTCGGACAGGAAGCCCTCCGGCATCGCCCGCACCGTGATGGCCAGCGTGCGCCCGGCCCGGACCGGCGGGGAGCTCACCGAGTAGGAGCGCCAGTGGTACTTGCCCTGCACCTGGACGCCGATCCCGACGAACTGGCCCGGCCGGTGCAGGTAGCGCCATCCCCAGCCGGGCCGGATGACGAGCG
Above is a genomic segment from Nocardioides aromaticivorans containing:
- a CDS encoding ferredoxin reductase, which gives rise to MDVTTVEDAERPADRPTLSWERVRKAADKLTTPLLPDDYLTLLNPLWSSRELRGRVEEVIRETDDAATLVIRPGWGWRYLHRPGQFVGIGVQVQGKYHWRSYSVSSPPVRAGRTLAITVRAMPEGFLSDHLVNGLEPGTIVRLATPSGDFVLPDPPPARSLFLVGGSGITPVMSMLRTLDRRGTMSDVVLHYSSTTPERMIFRDELLALHDKHPSFVLHERHTDAEGVLELASLDDVVPDWRDRETWACGPAPMLDAIEEHWERAGLTDRLHLERFSLALSGDGGEGGTITFQNSGRQAEADGATTVLEAGESAGVGMPYGCRVGICHTCTVTKISGTVRDLRNGNDFDQPNEQVQTCVTVPVGACVLDI